One genomic region from Terasakiella sp. SH-1 encodes:
- a CDS encoding methyl-accepting chemotaxis protein has product MLAKIIDFPAKANESSTDAASLSTVLSFLNRVSNVPDTTNDFKVATKKIFEEVCAFTGWPIAHLYIKTPDTDDQYVSNDIWYLEDTLDRSAIAEFRRISEETVFTRGKGLIGQIAQEKEAKAVEDVTVLTQFLRADSAKRSGVRGFFGFPIIVSGDCVAIAEFYGRQIGLLDETSLEIMQYVSAQLARLYEREQNHAHQEQLVEQFLSSVQASVNDLATGSDQLDEAGQGVQSQAQINNQQCTKVAQGRTTISDNLHILQDAIERLVDVETQTLQSNTSVNQTVDQLGFKVSNALTELEKLGELAANIESIARNVSEISGQVRMLGLNASIEAARAGSAGKGFAIVAAEIKSLALQSEQSSQDISNQLGDILNITSSSIGLMNDVDASMTDLESNTTQMSDVVGIQHEATDTIRQSLNSVQTTFSAIDTDVETMNGVSSDLLGLADHVGEQVLSLKGLSQDISTASDSFIKSLSAQ; this is encoded by the coding sequence ATGTTAGCCAAGATTATAGATTTTCCGGCCAAAGCTAACGAAAGCAGCACAGATGCCGCTTCATTAAGCACTGTGTTAAGTTTTTTAAACCGGGTATCCAATGTGCCCGATACAACAAACGACTTTAAAGTCGCGACTAAAAAGATTTTTGAAGAAGTCTGTGCCTTCACAGGCTGGCCCATCGCGCACCTTTATATAAAAACACCCGATACTGACGATCAATATGTGTCCAACGACATCTGGTATCTGGAAGACACTTTAGATCGTTCAGCCATTGCAGAGTTCAGACGCATTAGTGAAGAAACCGTTTTCACCCGTGGCAAGGGGCTAATCGGCCAAATTGCCCAGGAAAAAGAAGCAAAAGCAGTTGAAGATGTCACAGTTCTCACCCAATTCTTGCGTGCTGACAGCGCCAAAAGAAGTGGTGTGCGCGGTTTTTTCGGTTTTCCCATTATCGTCAGTGGTGACTGCGTTGCCATTGCTGAATTTTACGGACGCCAAATCGGCCTGCTGGATGAAACATCCCTTGAGATCATGCAATATGTCAGTGCCCAGCTCGCCCGTCTTTATGAACGTGAACAAAACCACGCCCATCAGGAACAGCTTGTTGAACAATTTTTAAGCAGTGTTCAAGCCTCTGTAAATGATCTGGCGACAGGTTCTGACCAATTGGACGAAGCTGGTCAAGGGGTGCAATCCCAAGCCCAGATTAACAATCAACAATGCACCAAAGTCGCCCAAGGGCGTACAACGATTTCAGACAACCTCCATATTTTACAAGATGCGATTGAGCGCCTTGTCGATGTGGAAACCCAAACATTACAATCAAACACCAGCGTCAATCAGACCGTGGATCAACTGGGTTTCAAAGTCAGCAACGCATTAACCGAACTTGAAAAGCTGGGCGAACTTGCCGCCAACATTGAAAGCATTGCCCGAAATGTTTCAGAAATTTCAGGTCAAGTCCGTATGCTTGGTCTTAATGCCTCCATTGAAGCGGCACGTGCGGGATCGGCTGGAAAGGGGTTTGCCATTGTCGCAGCTGAAATCAAATCCCTTGCCCTGCAATCAGAACAGTCATCTCAGGATATTTCCAATCAACTGGGCGATATTTTAAACATCACCTCTTCCAGCATCGGCCTGATGAATGATGTGGATGCCTCCATGACTGATCTGGAATCCAATACAACACAGATGAGTGATGTGGTTGGCATTCAACATGAAGCCACCGACACCATTCGCCAAAGCCTGAACAGTGTACAAACCACATTCAGCGCCATTGATACGGACGTAGAAACCATGAACGGGGTTTCTTCTGACCTTCTTGGTCTTGCTGATCATGTGGGCGAACAGGTTCTCAGCCTGAAAGGATTAAGTCAGGATATTTCCACAGCCAGTGACAGTTTCATCAAGTCACTCAGCGCACAATAA
- a CDS encoding ANTAR domain-containing protein encodes METDLKILLIDENEARAAILFEGLRASGLDCVEWLKDTKNLSERIFALDPDVILVDLENPNRDVLEQMFQVSREVKRPIAMFVDQSDSQSIHQAIEAGVSAYIVDGLKSERVKSIVDMTVSRFNAFAKLHRELAEAKTALQDRKIIDKAKGILMQQRDIGEAEAYALLRKAAMNKGQKISEIASSIVTASELLG; translated from the coding sequence GTGGAAACGGATCTAAAAATATTATTGATTGATGAGAACGAGGCACGGGCAGCGATCTTGTTTGAAGGGTTGCGCGCCAGTGGTCTGGATTGTGTGGAATGGCTGAAAGATACGAAAAATCTTTCAGAACGTATTTTTGCCTTGGATCCGGATGTGATCCTGGTTGATTTGGAAAACCCGAACCGGGATGTTCTGGAGCAGATGTTTCAGGTGAGCCGGGAGGTCAAGCGCCCGATTGCCATGTTTGTGGATCAATCGGACAGTCAATCCATCCATCAGGCCATTGAGGCCGGGGTAAGTGCTTATATTGTCGATGGTCTGAAAAGCGAACGTGTGAAGTCTATCGTTGATATGACGGTCAGTCGCTTTAATGCATTTGCCAAACTACATCGGGAGTTGGCTGAAGCCAAGACAGCTTTGCAGGATCGAAAGATCATCGACAAAGCTAAAGGAATTCTTATGCAACAGCGCGATATTGGGGAGGCTGAAGCCTATGCGCTGTTACGTAAGGCCGCTATGAACAAAGGTCAGAAAATCAGTGAAATCGCCAGCAGTATTGTGACCGCATCGGAATTGTTGGGATGA
- a CDS encoding CmpA/NrtA family ABC transporter substrate-binding protein encodes MTNNLQTVKIGFIPLVDCALLAITKEKGFGAEHGIDLDLHKEVSWANIRDKVYLGYLDGAQMLAGMPLAANLSLMPNSSDIIAPFVLGRNGNAITVSHALYEEMVAEGGELLDELDLVKTGAALKAVIEKRKQTGKSRLRFAMVFPFSCHNYHLRYWMAACGIDPDVDVHLEVIPPAFMDENLEQGYIDGFCVGEPWNSLAVAQDLGVIIASTAQIWSQSPEKLLGMRKDWVERNSALFTGLMKALAQAANWAAETSHQEEIAEILSEHQYLDVPAEIILKALSGNLCLKKGNAPVFIKDFMALAGQGANCPHPQEGVWILQQMERWKQIKPPFDAQLALESAFSRTLYGEVLGLEEGEEQGLRLFDFA; translated from the coding sequence ATGACAAATAATCTTCAAACTGTGAAAATTGGTTTTATTCCGTTGGTTGATTGCGCATTACTTGCCATTACCAAGGAAAAAGGTTTTGGGGCAGAACACGGGATTGACCTTGATCTGCATAAAGAAGTCTCATGGGCAAATATTCGGGATAAAGTGTATCTTGGCTATCTGGATGGGGCGCAAATGCTGGCAGGGATGCCGCTGGCGGCCAATCTGTCTCTTATGCCTAATAGCAGTGATATTATTGCCCCGTTTGTTTTGGGGCGAAACGGGAATGCAATCACGGTTTCCCATGCTTTATATGAAGAAATGGTAGCCGAAGGCGGGGAGCTTCTTGATGAGCTGGATCTCGTTAAAACAGGAGCAGCTTTAAAAGCTGTTATTGAAAAACGAAAACAGACAGGTAAGTCGCGCTTGCGTTTTGCTATGGTTTTTCCATTTTCCTGTCATAACTACCATTTGCGCTACTGGATGGCGGCGTGTGGCATTGATCCAGATGTGGATGTACACCTGGAAGTCATCCCCCCTGCTTTTATGGATGAGAATTTAGAGCAAGGCTATATTGATGGGTTTTGCGTGGGGGAACCCTGGAATTCGCTGGCTGTCGCGCAGGACTTGGGGGTGATTATCGCCTCAACAGCGCAAATTTGGTCACAAAGTCCGGAAAAGCTTCTGGGAATGCGCAAGGATTGGGTTGAGCGCAATAGCGCTCTTTTCACGGGCTTAATGAAAGCCTTGGCCCAAGCAGCAAACTGGGCTGCTGAAACAAGTCATCAGGAAGAAATCGCAGAGATTTTATCTGAACATCAGTATCTGGATGTCCCGGCAGAGATTATTTTGAAAGCATTGAGCGGAAACCTTTGCCTTAAAAAAGGCAATGCCCCTGTTTTCATCAAAGATTTTATGGCCTTGGCAGGGCAGGGGGCAAACTGTCCGCACCCTCAAGAGGGGGTGTGGATTTTGCAACAGATGGAACGCTGGAAACAGATCAAGCCCCCTTTTGATGCGCAGCTGGCACTGGAAAGCGCTTTTTCCAGAACGCTTTACGGTGAAGTTCTTGGCCTTGAAGAAGGTGAAGAGCAGGGACTGCGCTTGTTCGATTTTGCATAA
- a CDS encoding CmpA/NrtA family ABC transporter substrate-binding protein, with the protein MKKMKSFKSMLAGAVCALSAMSGSALAEMLEVEKEELKFGFIKLTDMAPLAVAYEKGYFEDEGLYVTLEPQANWKVLLDRVIDGELDGAHMLAGQPLGATIGFGTQAHIITAFSMDLNGNGITVSNDVWAEMKKHIPTGADGKPVHPIKADYLKPVVEKYKSEGKPFNMGMVFPVSTHNYELRYWLAAGGIHPGYYSKTDISGQIQGDALLSVTPPPQMPATLEAGTIYGYCVGEPWNQQAVFKGIGVPVVTDYEIWKNNPEKVFGVSNKWAEENPKTHTAVVKALIRAAKWLDENDNANRPEAVKILAKSEYVGADAEVIANSMTGTFEYEKGDKREVPDFNVFYRYFATYPYYSDAIWYLSQMRRWGQIAEGKSDQWYHDIAKKVYRPDIYLEAAKMLVEEGHVAKEDFPWETDGYRAPQTHFIDNITYDGRKPNEYLEKFGIGLKGKQVVKGTEVAAN; encoded by the coding sequence ATGAAAAAAATGAAATCTTTTAAATCCATGCTGGCAGGTGCCGTTTGTGCTTTAAGCGCGATGAGCGGTTCAGCCTTGGCTGAAATGCTGGAAGTGGAAAAAGAAGAACTGAAATTCGGTTTTATTAAATTGACTGATATGGCCCCGCTGGCTGTGGCTTATGAAAAAGGCTACTTCGAAGATGAAGGTCTGTATGTGACGCTGGAACCGCAAGCCAACTGGAAAGTGCTGCTGGACCGTGTGATTGATGGCGAGCTGGACGGCGCGCATATGCTGGCAGGTCAGCCGCTGGGTGCGACCATCGGTTTTGGTACGCAGGCCCATATCATCACGGCTTTCTCCATGGATTTGAATGGTAACGGTATTACAGTTTCCAACGATGTTTGGGCCGAAATGAAGAAACATATCCCAACGGGCGCAGATGGTAAGCCGGTTCACCCGATTAAGGCGGATTACCTGAAACCTGTTGTGGAAAAGTATAAATCTGAGGGCAAGCCGTTTAACATGGGCATGGTGTTCCCGGTTTCCACGCACAACTATGAACTTCGTTACTGGCTGGCTGCTGGTGGCATTCACCCCGGTTATTATTCAAAAACGGATATTTCCGGTCAAATTCAGGGGGATGCACTCCTGTCTGTAACGCCACCGCCGCAAATGCCGGCGACATTGGAAGCTGGCACCATTTATGGCTATTGCGTGGGTGAACCGTGGAACCAGCAGGCTGTATTTAAAGGTATCGGTGTTCCGGTTGTGACAGATTACGAGATTTGGAAGAACAACCCGGAAAAAGTATTCGGTGTGTCCAACAAATGGGCCGAAGAAAACCCGAAAACCCATACGGCTGTTGTCAAAGCCTTGATCCGTGCAGCGAAATGGCTGGATGAAAATGATAACGCTAACCGCCCGGAAGCCGTGAAAATTTTGGCGAAATCTGAATATGTGGGTGCAGATGCAGAAGTAATCGCCAATTCCATGACAGGTACGTTTGAATATGAAAAAGGCGATAAGCGCGAAGTGCCTGACTTCAACGTCTTCTATCGTTATTTCGCGACTTACCCGTACTATTCTGATGCGATTTGGTATCTGTCCCAAATGCGTCGCTGGGGCCAGATTGCCGAAGGTAAGTCTGACCAGTGGTACCACGATATTGCGAAAAAAGTATATCGCCCGGACATCTATCTGGAAGCTGCCAAGATGCTGGTTGAAGAAGGCCATGTGGCAAAAGAAGACTTCCCTTGGGAGACTGATGGGTATCGCGCACCGCAGACACACTTCATCGACAATATTACCTATGACGGTCGCAAGCCGAACGAATATCTCGAAAAATTCGGGATCGGCCTGAAAGGCAAGCAGGTTGTGAAAGGCACTGAAGTCGCCGCCAACTAA
- a CDS encoding ABC transporter permease, with the protein MSDTSVQTADVGFLGRVVPGATSSSDAVKKIWQAFGIPVFSILVFMFIWAQAASNIQTSLGAIPGPVAVFEETLILWDDHVQTREKEKKFYERQEKRNAAKLEKNPDAKIKVRAYTGKPTYIDQILTSLKTVFMGFILATAVAVPLGIACGLSKSVNAAFNPLIQIFKPVSPLAWLPIVTMVVSALYVTKDPMFDKSFLTSAITVTLCSLWPTLINTSLGVASIDKDLLNVSRVLRLDNKTTIFKMILPSSLPLIFTGLRLSLGVGWMVLIAAEMLAQNPGLGKFVWDEFQNGSSHSLARIMVAVFTIGIIGFLLDRVMYTLQDLFTFTDKR; encoded by the coding sequence ATGTCTGATACTTCTGTTCAAACTGCCGATGTCGGCTTTCTGGGGCGCGTTGTCCCCGGTGCGACTTCTTCATCAGACGCGGTGAAGAAAATTTGGCAAGCCTTTGGCATTCCCGTTTTCTCTATTCTGGTGTTTATGTTCATTTGGGCGCAAGCCGCCAGCAACATTCAAACCAGCCTTGGTGCTATCCCCGGTCCCGTTGCTGTATTTGAAGAAACGCTGATCTTGTGGGATGACCATGTTCAAACCCGCGAAAAAGAAAAGAAATTCTACGAGCGTCAGGAAAAACGCAATGCGGCCAAGCTGGAAAAGAACCCGGATGCTAAAATCAAGGTTCGTGCCTATACAGGTAAGCCAACTTATATCGATCAAATTCTGACCAGTCTGAAAACCGTCTTTATGGGCTTTATTCTGGCAACCGCTGTGGCCGTTCCTCTCGGGATTGCCTGTGGTCTGTCAAAAAGTGTGAATGCGGCCTTTAACCCGCTGATCCAAATCTTCAAGCCCGTATCCCCATTGGCATGGTTGCCGATCGTGACCATGGTGGTTTCTGCCCTTTATGTCACGAAAGACCCGATGTTTGACAAGTCATTTTTGACCTCTGCCATCACTGTAACACTGTGTTCATTGTGGCCGACGCTGATCAACACATCACTGGGTGTGGCATCTATTGATAAAGATTTGCTCAATGTGTCACGCGTTCTGCGCCTTGATAACAAGACGACTATTTTCAAGATGATCCTGCCGTCTTCACTGCCGCTGATCTTTACAGGGCTTCGCCTTTCCCTCGGTGTGGGCTGGATGGTTCTGATTGCCGCTGAAATGCTGGCGCAAAACCCGGGTCTTGGCAAATTCGTTTGGGATGAATTCCAAAACGGTAGCTCTCACTCTCTTGCACGCATCATGGTGGCTGTCTTCACCATCGGTATCATCGGCTTCCTGCTGGACCGTGTGATGTACACGCTGCAAGACCTCTTTACTTTCACTGACAAACGCTAA